One segment of Amycolatopsis alba DSM 44262 DNA contains the following:
- a CDS encoding acyl-CoA dehydrogenase family protein has protein sequence MDLRETPAQQRLRQELRGYFAGLLPEDKRRAASEAGAGGDLFREVVRMLGKDGWLGIGWPVEYGGQGRPIEDQYVFFDEVQRAGLPFPFVTVNTVGPTLMEYGTEEQKSAYLPGILSGDIVFAIGYTEPEAGTDLASLRTRAARDGDEYVIDGSKIFTTGGNTADFVWLAARTDPEAPKHRGISILIVPCDDPGFGWSPIRTVGGMTVTATYYSGIRVPAANVVGEVDRGWKLITAQLNHERVGLAALGGRMIQLWDETLAWAKETGVLAEPWVRHELARSHAKLEAMRLLNWKMTAAVADGTLTGAIAGAAKTYGTETHIEVQRGLSQVIGAAGRIRPGSPGAVLGGQIEQLSRHGIVNTFGGGVNDILRDLVATQGLGLPRSRR, from the coding sequence GTGGATCTGCGGGAAACGCCCGCCCAACAGCGGTTACGCCAGGAGTTGCGCGGTTATTTCGCGGGACTGCTGCCCGAGGACAAGCGCCGGGCGGCGAGCGAGGCGGGCGCCGGCGGGGACCTGTTCCGCGAGGTGGTGCGGATGCTGGGCAAGGACGGCTGGCTCGGGATCGGCTGGCCGGTGGAGTACGGCGGGCAGGGACGGCCGATCGAGGACCAGTACGTGTTCTTCGACGAGGTGCAGCGGGCCGGGCTGCCGTTCCCGTTCGTCACGGTGAACACGGTCGGCCCGACCCTCATGGAGTACGGGACCGAGGAGCAGAAGAGCGCCTATCTGCCGGGAATCCTGTCCGGCGACATCGTGTTCGCCATCGGCTACACCGAACCCGAAGCCGGAACCGACCTCGCTTCGCTGCGGACGCGCGCGGCGCGCGACGGCGACGAGTACGTGATCGACGGGAGCAAGATCTTCACCACCGGCGGGAACACCGCCGACTTCGTCTGGCTCGCCGCCCGCACGGATCCCGAAGCGCCGAAACACCGGGGGATCTCGATCCTGATCGTGCCGTGTGACGACCCCGGCTTCGGCTGGAGTCCGATCAGGACGGTCGGCGGCATGACCGTGACCGCCACCTACTACAGCGGCATCCGGGTCCCGGCCGCCAACGTGGTCGGTGAGGTCGACCGGGGCTGGAAACTCATCACGGCCCAGCTGAATCACGAGCGCGTCGGGCTGGCCGCGCTGGGCGGCAGGATGATCCAGCTCTGGGACGAAACCCTCGCCTGGGCAAAGGAAACCGGGGTGCTGGCGGAACCCTGGGTCCGGCACGAGCTGGCTCGCAGCCACGCCAAGCTCGAAGCGATGCGCCTGCTGAACTGGAAGATGACCGCGGCCGTCGCCGACGGCACGCTCACCGGAGCCATCGCGGGCGCGGCCAAGACGTACGGCACGGAAACCCATATCGAGGTGCAGCGCGGCCTCAGCCAGGTGATCGGCGCGGCGGGCCGGATCCGGCCCGGTTCGCCCGGCGCGGTCCTCGGCGGCCAGATCGAACAGCTTTCCCGGCACGGCATCGTGAACACCTTCGGCGGCGGGGTGAACGACATCCTGCGTGATCTCGTCGCCACCCAGGGACTCGGCCTGCCGAGGTCGCGCCGATGA
- a CDS encoding MaoC/PaaZ C-terminal domain-containing protein encodes MNAGEWAGRSLGERTVDYAERDAILYALAVGAKAAQLDLVFEERLRVLPTFALTLAQWAPDALGSAGAFDTRTAVHGAQRLEVLRPLPRSGELAMKARVRDVWDKGSAAIFDVEVESDCFVAAWSIYAPGAGGFGGDRGPSAPRRASEPARVTVNVPTGENQAALYRLLGDRHHMHVDPVAARAAGQPRPFLHGLCTLAAVLFPIAAGAGAHPADLRRLTGRFAGPVFPGDVVAVAIHPGEAATGFEASIGDRPVLTGGEVSFQ; translated from the coding sequence GTGAACGCGGGCGAGTGGGCGGGGCGCTCCCTGGGTGAGCGGACCGTCGACTACGCCGAGCGGGACGCGATCCTGTACGCCCTCGCGGTAGGAGCGAAGGCGGCTCAGCTGGACCTGGTGTTCGAAGAGCGTCTACGGGTCCTGCCCACCTTCGCGCTCACTCTCGCCCAGTGGGCGCCGGACGCGCTCGGGTCGGCAGGCGCGTTCGACACCCGCACGGCGGTGCACGGGGCGCAACGGCTGGAAGTGCTGCGGCCACTGCCGCGGTCGGGAGAACTCGCGATGAAGGCGCGGGTGCGTGACGTCTGGGACAAGGGGTCCGCGGCGATCTTCGACGTCGAGGTCGAAAGCGACTGTTTCGTGGCGGCGTGGTCGATCTATGCCCCTGGAGCCGGGGGATTCGGGGGCGATCGCGGTCCGTCCGCGCCGCGGCGCGCCTCGGAGCCCGCCCGCGTCACCGTGAACGTCCCGACCGGGGAGAACCAAGCCGCGCTCTACCGCCTGCTCGGCGATCGTCACCACATGCACGTCGACCCGGTCGCCGCGCGGGCGGCCGGTCAGCCCCGGCCGTTCCTGCACGGCCTCTGCACCTTGGCCGCCGTGCTGTTCCCGATCGCGGCCGGGGCGGGCGCCCATCCCGCGGATCTGCGGAGGCTCACCGGCCGGTTCGCCGGGCCGGTGTTCCCCGGCGACGTCGTGGCGGTCGCGATCCACCCCGGCGAGGCGGCGACGGGATTCGAGGCGTCGATCGGTGACCGGCCGGTCCTGACCGGAGGAGAGGTGAGTTTCCAGTGA
- a CDS encoding acyl-CoA dehydrogenase family protein, with amino-acid sequence MDFTLDEDLLAVRELSRTIFTDQATTARVRAVEETPTRIDEDLWQALAQADLLGLALSEKDGGSGLGLAGLAVLLEEQGRHVAPVPLWSHSVATWAVARYGSLVRETAEGKARLTVALEEYGRSPQDPGCVATCSAGSWRLTGTKAAVPSPAGAAHVVVSAAGLDGPAIFLVPGEGEGVSWHECETTAHERAAELSLTEAPAQPMSSAAFGGVLRAAAVAIAAVQLGVADGALHLAASYTSAREQFGRPLATFQSLQHQLADCLIDLDAMRVTLWQAIQAMDTGDADAERAVQVASWWRAQGGLDVVYRVQHVHGGIGVDVDYPVHRHFLWGRQLAGTLGGPTAVLSHLGDLLAANA; translated from the coding sequence ATGGATTTCACCCTGGACGAAGACCTGCTCGCGGTGCGGGAGCTCTCACGCACGATCTTCACCGACCAGGCCACGACAGCGCGGGTGCGTGCCGTCGAGGAGACACCCACCCGGATCGACGAAGATCTGTGGCAGGCCCTGGCGCAGGCCGACCTTCTCGGGCTCGCGCTGTCCGAAAAGGACGGTGGATCCGGGCTCGGGCTGGCCGGATTGGCCGTCCTGCTGGAGGAACAGGGCAGGCATGTCGCCCCCGTGCCTCTCTGGTCGCACAGTGTCGCAACCTGGGCGGTCGCCCGCTACGGGTCGCTGGTCCGGGAAACGGCCGAAGGGAAGGCGCGGCTCACCGTGGCCCTCGAAGAATACGGCCGCTCACCACAGGATCCTGGCTGCGTGGCCACCTGCTCCGCCGGCTCCTGGCGGTTGACCGGGACCAAGGCCGCCGTCCCGTCACCGGCAGGGGCGGCGCACGTCGTCGTCTCCGCGGCCGGCCTCGACGGTCCCGCGATCTTCCTCGTGCCGGGTGAGGGCGAGGGCGTCTCGTGGCACGAGTGTGAGACCACCGCCCACGAGCGAGCCGCCGAACTGTCCTTGACCGAGGCACCTGCCCAGCCGATGAGCTCCGCCGCGTTCGGCGGTGTGCTGCGGGCCGCGGCCGTCGCGATCGCCGCGGTCCAGCTCGGCGTCGCCGACGGCGCGCTGCACCTGGCCGCCTCCTATACCTCGGCGCGGGAGCAGTTCGGCCGCCCGTTGGCGACTTTCCAGTCCCTGCAGCATCAGCTGGCCGACTGCTTGATCGACCTCGACGCGATGCGCGTGACGTTGTGGCAGGCGATCCAGGCGATGGACACCGGCGACGCGGACGCGGAACGGGCGGTCCAAGTTGCCTCCTGGTGGCGGGCGCAAGGCGGGCTCGACGTCGTCTACCGGGTGCAGCACGTCCACGGAGGCATCGGGGTCGACGTCGACTATCCGGTGCACCGGCATTTCCTCTGGGGACGTCAGCTCGCAGGCACCTTGGGCGGGCCCACGGCGGTGCTGTCCCACCTCGGCGATCTTCTGGCGGCGAACGCATGA
- a CDS encoding amidase, whose product MSELDAIGTAEAIQKGDVSAREVVEAAIDRIEKLDPVVNAVVSSRFDQALAEVDGGLPAGPLHGVPVLIKDLGATVAGLPSTGGSRLFAERIGGRDSELVARYRRAGMVVLGMTNTAELGKNASTEPALFGPTRNPWRTTHSAGGSSGGSAAAVAAGLVPAAHGSDGGGSIRIPAAMCGLFGLKPSRGRVSPAPSPASFANLVSVHHALTTTVRDSALLLDIAAGPLPGDAFSAPALDEADSRRPLRIGLVTALPGVTPDPSCVAATERAAALCESLGHTVVPLDAGYDPAEVARVSGDVMGADLVVTVEDRLAELERDLRDGDLEPLTRVLYEHYRTLSAADLNRTLRRAQGIGWEVGRAFGEVDLMLTPTLARPTPRLGELDTSRPETIYRHAAVYAAYTSVFNLTGMPAMSVPFGSTSDGLPLGVQFAGDLGAEPLLLGLAARLEEAAPWQRTVLPRSGGDAVSVE is encoded by the coding sequence GTGAGCGAACTCGACGCGATCGGTACCGCCGAGGCGATCCAAAAGGGCGACGTCAGCGCGCGGGAGGTCGTCGAGGCCGCGATCGACCGGATCGAGAAGCTCGATCCGGTGGTGAACGCGGTCGTGAGCTCACGGTTCGACCAGGCGCTCGCCGAGGTCGACGGCGGCTTGCCCGCCGGGCCGCTGCACGGTGTGCCCGTCCTGATCAAGGATCTGGGGGCGACGGTCGCCGGGCTGCCGTCGACCGGGGGGAGCCGGTTGTTCGCCGAGCGGATCGGCGGTCGCGACAGCGAACTGGTCGCCCGCTATCGCCGCGCCGGGATGGTCGTCCTCGGCATGACGAACACCGCGGAGCTGGGCAAGAACGCGAGTACCGAACCGGCCCTCTTCGGTCCCACCCGCAACCCGTGGCGCACCACGCATTCGGCGGGAGGATCGAGCGGCGGATCGGCGGCCGCCGTGGCCGCCGGACTGGTCCCGGCCGCGCACGGCAGCGACGGCGGCGGGTCCATCCGGATCCCGGCCGCGATGTGCGGGCTCTTCGGCCTCAAACCCAGCCGCGGCCGCGTATCGCCCGCACCGTCTCCCGCGTCGTTCGCCAACCTGGTCTCGGTCCACCACGCGCTGACCACCACGGTGCGCGACAGTGCCCTGCTCCTCGACATCGCCGCGGGCCCGCTTCCCGGCGACGCGTTTTCCGCCCCCGCGCTCGACGAGGCGGACTCCCGGCGCCCGCTCAGGATCGGGCTCGTCACCGCGCTCCCCGGAGTCACCCCGGATCCGTCGTGCGTCGCCGCGACCGAACGCGCCGCCGCGTTGTGCGAGTCGCTCGGCCACACCGTGGTTCCCCTCGATGCGGGCTACGACCCTGCCGAAGTCGCCCGCGTGTCGGGCGACGTGATGGGCGCCGACCTCGTCGTCACCGTCGAAGACCGCCTGGCGGAGCTGGAACGGGACCTGCGCGATGGCGATCTGGAGCCGCTCACCAGGGTGCTCTACGAGCACTATCGCACCCTTTCCGCCGCCGACCTGAATCGCACGCTGCGGCGCGCGCAGGGGATCGGCTGGGAGGTCGGACGGGCGTTCGGCGAGGTCGACCTGATGCTGACCCCGACTCTGGCCCGGCCGACGCCCCGGCTCGGCGAACTGGACACTTCCCGGCCCGAAACGATCTACCGGCACGCGGCGGTCTACGCGGCGTACACCTCGGTCTTCAACCTCACCGGGATGCCCGCGATGTCCGTGCCGTTCGGGTCCACTTCGGACGGACTGCCGCTGGGGGTGCAGTTCGCCGGTGACCTCGGCGCGGAGCCGCTGTTGCTCGGGCTGGCCGCGCGGCTCGAGGAAGCCGCGCCGTGGCAGAGGACGGTCCTGCCAAGGAGCGGAGGGGACGCCGTCAGCGTGGAGTGA
- a CDS encoding MaoC family dehydratase: protein MTAAGDRLPPLEIPVTRTMIVAAAIASRDYQDVHHDPDLAIERGSPDVFMNILTTNGLVDRFVTAWAGPSARVKRVKIRLGAPNHPGDTMVLTGTVSAVDGSRVEVEVRGENGLGTHVSGTVEIEAGR from the coding sequence ATGACGGCCGCCGGCGACCGGCTGCCGCCGCTGGAGATCCCGGTGACCCGCACGATGATCGTGGCGGCCGCGATCGCCTCGCGCGACTACCAGGACGTGCACCACGATCCGGACCTCGCGATCGAACGCGGTTCACCGGACGTGTTCATGAACATCCTGACCACCAACGGACTCGTCGATCGCTTCGTGACCGCGTGGGCCGGGCCGTCGGCGAGGGTCAAGAGGGTCAAGATCCGCCTCGGCGCCCCCAATCACCCTGGGGACACGATGGTGCTCACGGGAACGGTGAGCGCCGTCGACGGGAGCCGGGTCGAGGTGGAGGTCCGCGGCGAGAACGGCCTGGGCACCCACGTCAGCGGCACGGTGGAAATCGAGGCCGGGCGATGA
- a CDS encoding nitroreductase/quinone reductase family protein, with product MTAAAMKYMAKAQVKIFELTNGRVGATWRVGAGFRKPVPTLLLEHRGRKSGRRFTTPLLYLRHHEDLVIVASQGGLPRHPQWYFNLIAHPETRVHLKGHRGLPVTARVASAEERRDLWPLLVGLYADFAKYQAWTEREIPVVVLTPR from the coding sequence GTGACCGCCGCCGCCATGAAGTACATGGCCAAGGCGCAGGTGAAGATCTTCGAACTGACCAACGGCCGCGTCGGCGCCACATGGCGTGTCGGGGCGGGCTTTCGCAAACCGGTCCCGACGTTGCTGCTGGAACACCGGGGACGCAAGTCCGGCCGCCGGTTCACCACTCCCCTGTTGTACCTGCGTCACCACGAAGATCTCGTCATCGTGGCCTCCCAGGGCGGCCTGCCCCGGCACCCGCAGTGGTACTTCAACCTGATCGCGCATCCCGAGACCCGCGTCCACCTCAAAGGCCACCGCGGCCTTCCCGTCACGGCGCGGGTCGCCTCGGCGGAGGAGCGCCGCGATCTCTGGCCGCTTCTGGTCGGCCTGTATGCCGATTTCGCGAAGTACCAGGCGTGGACCGAAAGGGAGATCCCGGTCGTAGTGCTCACTCCACGCTGA
- a CDS encoding AMP-binding protein, giving the protein MTSGQTIADLLLARAGDPRPGLRTRDREWTWDEVVRESAARAALARRLRRDGPFHIAVLLENVPEFVWWLGAAALAGATVVGVNPTRRGAYLEQEVRHTEPQLVVTDQAGLAQLEGLDLGVPQDRYLLVDDADFADQEPFRDPEIDPGTPLLLLFTSGTTGISKAARCSQGRLAGLGYQNAAKYRVTQDDVCYCCMPLFHGNAVMGLWAPALVAGACVALTPKFSASGFLPDVRALGATYFTYVGKAVSYVLATPEHPDDRENPLTHGFGTEASPEDRELFAARFGAELLEAYGSSEGAGMVTLAPSGPPTALGRPAHDGVRVVDPETRKTCPPAELDEHGRVRNAEEAIGELVNTLGAAKFEGYWNNPAADAERVRHGWYWTGDLGYLDREGYLYFAGRSGDWIRVDGENTSAVHVERVLRRHRSVLAAAVFGVPDPRSGDQVMAALEVPEGVTFDDLELPAFLAAQTDLGTKGAPRFVRVSHGLPTTGSGKLQRKALQLEGWRCPEPVYSRIGRDDGYTLLDPAAREALRREFESAGRLRFLGPPERTHVRSR; this is encoded by the coding sequence GTGACGTCCGGGCAGACGATCGCCGATCTCCTGCTGGCCCGCGCCGGAGACCCCCGCCCCGGATTGCGCACGCGTGATCGCGAGTGGACCTGGGACGAGGTGGTGCGGGAGAGCGCGGCCCGCGCCGCTCTCGCCCGGCGGCTGCGCCGGGACGGCCCGTTCCACATCGCCGTCCTGCTGGAGAACGTTCCGGAGTTCGTGTGGTGGCTCGGCGCCGCGGCGCTGGCCGGCGCGACCGTCGTGGGGGTCAATCCGACCCGGCGGGGCGCCTATCTCGAACAGGAGGTGCGGCATACCGAACCGCAGCTCGTGGTCACCGACCAGGCGGGACTCGCGCAGCTCGAAGGCTTGGATCTCGGGGTGCCACAGGACCGGTACCTGCTGGTCGACGACGCGGATTTCGCCGACCAGGAACCCTTCCGAGACCCGGAGATCGACCCCGGCACACCTCTGCTGTTGCTGTTCACCTCCGGTACCACCGGGATCTCCAAGGCCGCTCGATGCAGCCAGGGGAGACTCGCCGGGCTGGGCTATCAGAACGCGGCGAAATACCGCGTCACCCAGGACGACGTCTGCTACTGCTGCATGCCGCTCTTCCACGGCAACGCGGTGATGGGGCTGTGGGCGCCGGCGCTCGTCGCGGGGGCTTGTGTCGCGCTGACGCCGAAGTTCTCCGCGTCCGGGTTCCTGCCCGACGTCCGCGCCCTCGGCGCGACCTACTTCACGTATGTCGGCAAGGCGGTCAGCTACGTGCTCGCCACACCGGAACACCCTGACGACCGGGAGAACCCGCTCACCCACGGCTTCGGTACCGAGGCCTCGCCCGAGGACCGCGAGTTGTTCGCAGCCCGGTTCGGCGCGGAACTCCTCGAGGCCTATGGATCGAGCGAAGGGGCGGGCATGGTCACCCTCGCCCCGTCCGGCCCGCCGACCGCGCTCGGCCGCCCCGCGCACGACGGCGTCCGGGTGGTCGACCCGGAGACCCGGAAGACCTGCCCGCCCGCGGAACTCGACGAACACGGCCGGGTGCGCAATGCCGAGGAAGCGATCGGCGAACTGGTGAACACCCTCGGCGCGGCGAAGTTCGAGGGCTACTGGAACAACCCCGCCGCCGACGCGGAACGGGTCCGGCACGGCTGGTACTGGACGGGCGACCTCGGCTACCTCGATCGCGAGGGATACCTCTATTTCGCCGGGAGATCCGGCGACTGGATCCGGGTGGACGGCGAGAACACCTCGGCGGTGCACGTCGAGCGTGTCCTCCGCAGGCATCGGTCCGTCCTCGCGGCCGCGGTCTTCGGGGTGCCGGACCCGCGCTCCGGGGACCAGGTGATGGCCGCCCTCGAAGTCCCCGAAGGTGTCACTTTCGACGATCTGGAGCTGCCCGCGTTCTTGGCCGCCCAGACGGACCTCGGCACGAAGGGGGCGCCACGGTTCGTGCGGGTCTCTCACGGACTGCCGACCACCGGCTCGGGGAAGCTCCAGCGCAAGGCGTTGCAGCTGGAGGGCTGGCGCTGTCCCGAACCGGTGTACAGCCGGATCGGCCGCGACGACGGCTACACCCTGTTGGACCCGGCGGCGCGTGAGGCGCTCCGACGGGAATTCGAGTCCGCCGGGCGGCTGCGTTTCCTCGGGCCGCCGGAGCGAACGCATGTGAGGAGCAGGTAG
- a CDS encoding bifunctional MaoC family dehydratase N-terminal/OB-fold nucleic acid binding domain-containing protein: MTSYEDRLAAFVGKVLVPGRVAPDPVNRPMIRHWAEAMGDGNPVYVSDEAARATGREGVVAPATMMQAWTMRGYAAPVADGPFDELVALLAEGGYTSVVATDSDLRLVRELVPGDRVSVEEVVESISPEKSTALGTGRFVTTVKTYRDADGEVVATQQWRTLRFRPAPRQEPRPRPALNPDNSFWFEAARDRRLVVQRCAGCGTLRHPPGPCCPECRSFDWDTVEAAGRGTLYSYVVAHHPRHPAFEYPLLIALVELGEETRLITNLVGVTADEVTIGMALELDWHEAGDGLVLPVFRPVPAKER, translated from the coding sequence ATGACGTCCTATGAGGACCGTCTGGCCGCTTTCGTCGGGAAGGTGCTGGTACCGGGGCGGGTCGCGCCGGATCCGGTCAACCGGCCGATGATCCGGCACTGGGCGGAGGCGATGGGCGACGGCAACCCCGTCTACGTGTCCGACGAAGCGGCTCGGGCCACCGGACGCGAGGGTGTCGTCGCGCCCGCCACGATGATGCAGGCCTGGACGATGCGAGGTTATGCCGCCCCGGTGGCCGACGGCCCGTTCGACGAGCTGGTCGCGCTGCTCGCGGAAGGCGGTTACACGTCCGTCGTGGCGACCGACTCCGACCTGAGGCTGGTCCGGGAGCTGGTGCCGGGGGACCGGGTGAGCGTCGAGGAGGTGGTCGAGTCCATCTCGCCGGAGAAGTCCACCGCGCTCGGCACCGGCCGGTTCGTGACCACGGTCAAGACCTACCGCGACGCCGACGGCGAAGTGGTGGCCACCCAGCAGTGGCGCACCTTGCGTTTCCGGCCGGCACCGCGGCAGGAACCGCGGCCGCGACCGGCGCTCAACCCTGACAACTCCTTCTGGTTCGAGGCGGCCCGTGACCGTCGGCTCGTCGTGCAGCGCTGTGCCGGCTGCGGGACCTTGCGTCATCCACCGGGCCCGTGCTGCCCGGAATGCCGGTCGTTCGACTGGGACACCGTCGAGGCCGCGGGGCGGGGAACGCTCTACTCGTACGTCGTGGCGCATCACCCGCGGCATCCCGCGTTCGAGTACCCGTTGCTGATCGCTCTCGTGGAACTCGGCGAAGAGACCCGGCTCATCACGAACCTGGTCGGTGTGACCGCCGACGAGGTGACCATCGGCATGGCGCTGGAGCTCGACTGGCACGAGGCAGGCGACGGCCTTGTCCTTCCCGTGTTCCGCCCAGTACCCGCGAAGGAACGGTAA
- a CDS encoding TetR/AcrR family transcriptional regulator, which yields MTSTEQRLIAAAERLFAEQGLGAVSLRTVMQAAETNVAAIHYHFGSKEGLLDAVLRSRLDQVTGERDAALAELTGDEVTSRELAVAFLRPVVSVLDSGGEHWIRLVGHLLATDEKGLTTLSGSFFQRNARFVELLRRKFPGVPRRTLDFRMTQAMHVTLNVLGDVERVRRLLGPDTTPRTWPLDEVVADLVDVVTSVLAGPSGER from the coding sequence GTGACCAGCACCGAGCAGCGGCTCATCGCCGCCGCCGAACGCCTTTTCGCCGAACAGGGCCTCGGAGCGGTTTCCCTGCGCACCGTGATGCAGGCGGCGGAAACGAATGTGGCGGCGATCCACTATCACTTTGGATCCAAGGAAGGATTGCTCGACGCGGTCCTGCGCAGCCGCCTCGACCAGGTGACCGGCGAACGGGACGCGGCGCTGGCGGAACTGACCGGGGACGAGGTCACCTCGCGCGAACTGGCCGTCGCGTTCCTGCGACCCGTGGTCTCGGTGCTCGACTCCGGCGGCGAGCATTGGATTCGCCTGGTCGGCCATCTGCTCGCCACCGACGAGAAAGGGCTGACCACTCTTTCCGGTTCGTTCTTCCAGCGCAACGCGAGGTTCGTCGAACTGCTGCGACGCAAGTTCCCCGGCGTCCCGCGAAGGACGCTCGACTTCCGGATGACCCAGGCCATGCACGTGACACTGAACGTCCTGGGCGACGTCGAGCGCGTCCGACGGCTCCTCGGCCCGGACACCACGCCCCGGACCTGGCCGCTCGACGAGGTCGTCGCCGATCTCGTCGATGTCGTGACGTCCGTACTCGCCGGACCATCCGGCGAGCGCTAG
- a CDS encoding lipid-transfer protein — protein sequence MRRTAIAGIGATEFSKASGRSELRLACEAVSAAIEDAGLQPSDVDGMVTFTAESSAEIHVTRNVGIGDLSFFSRVPHGGGAACGTVAHAVAAITAGLAEVVVCWRAFNERSGERYGLGQADRPMDVSADRAAYSWMTPFGLSTPAQWVAMFARRYMHEYGATSEDFGRVAVIDRAHAATNPKAWFHGRPITLAEHQASRWIAEPLHLLDCCQETDGGQALVVVSAERARDLPHAPAYILGAAQGAGRDQHMMTSYYRPSISGIPELGLVAERLWAQSGLGPTDMEALVLYDHFTPFVLPQLEEFGFCGRGEARHFLADGHLDPGGRMPLNTHGGQLGEAYLHGMNGIAEAVRLVRGTSVNQPASAAHVLVTAGTGVPTSGLVLGGAA from the coding sequence ATGAGGCGGACCGCGATCGCGGGTATCGGCGCGACGGAGTTCTCGAAGGCGTCCGGGCGGAGCGAGCTGCGGCTGGCGTGTGAGGCGGTATCGGCCGCGATCGAGGACGCCGGGCTCCAACCGTCCGATGTGGACGGTATGGTCACCTTCACCGCCGAGTCCAGCGCGGAGATCCACGTCACGCGCAACGTCGGCATCGGGGACCTGTCCTTCTTCTCACGGGTGCCGCACGGTGGCGGCGCGGCGTGTGGCACGGTCGCGCACGCGGTCGCGGCGATCACCGCCGGTCTCGCCGAGGTCGTGGTGTGCTGGCGCGCCTTCAACGAACGCTCCGGGGAACGCTACGGGCTCGGGCAGGCAGACCGGCCGATGGACGTGAGCGCGGACCGTGCCGCCTATTCCTGGATGACCCCGTTCGGCTTGTCCACCCCGGCACAGTGGGTGGCCATGTTCGCCCGGCGGTACATGCACGAATACGGGGCCACGTCGGAGGATTTCGGCCGCGTCGCGGTGATCGACCGGGCGCACGCCGCCACCAACCCGAAGGCCTGGTTCCACGGCAGGCCGATCACCCTCGCCGAGCACCAGGCGTCGCGGTGGATCGCCGAGCCGCTGCACCTGCTCGACTGCTGCCAGGAGACCGACGGCGGTCAGGCGCTCGTGGTCGTGTCCGCCGAACGCGCACGGGACCTTCCGCACGCACCGGCGTACATCCTCGGCGCGGCACAGGGCGCGGGCCGGGACCAGCACATGATGACGTCGTACTACCGCCCTTCGATCTCCGGTATCCCCGAACTCGGCCTGGTGGCGGAGCGGCTGTGGGCGCAGAGCGGGCTCGGGCCCACCGACATGGAGGCGCTCGTGCTCTATGACCACTTCACCCCGTTCGTGTTGCCCCAGCTGGAGGAATTCGGCTTCTGCGGGCGCGGAGAGGCCCGGCACTTCCTGGCGGACGGACATCTCGACCCCGGTGGCCGGATGCCGCTCAACACCCACGGCGGGCAACTGGGCGAGGCGTATCTGCACGGGATGAACGGCATCGCCGAAGCGGTCCGGCTGGTGCGCGGCACCTCGGTCAATCAACCGGCTTCGGCGGCGCACGTCCTCGTCACCGCCGGCACCGGCGTGCCGACCAGCGGCCTCGTCCTCGGCGGCGCCGCGTGA